Proteins encoded within one genomic window of Pedobacter africanus:
- a CDS encoding heparin lyase I family protein — MKIRNLYLLALLQLCLGAAYAQNKKPVPIPSRVNVQADTAKRQQIIDKEWVAVGINKPYNLQYDPNIPFKGKPSYRFELKVDDNSLEGYAEGETKGRVELSYSYATSNDFKKFPPSMYQNAQKLKTVYHYGKGICDQGSSRSYTFSVYIPSSLEKNVSTIFAQWHGAPSRTLVQTPEGEVKLLSTEEFLAIYDRMIFKKNIAHDKVEKKGKDGKVSYVAGKPNGWLVEQGGYPPLAFGFSKGYFYIKANSDRQWLSDKTDRSNADVEKTPIMKPLSSEYKTSTIAYKMSFEEFPKDCWITFEVNIDWTKYGKEAQTVLNPGKLDVMMKYTKDKKQLTKHIVNQQEILIGRNDEDGYYFKFGIYRVGNSTVPVVYNLAGYSETAR, encoded by the coding sequence ATGAAAATACGGAACCTATACCTGTTAGCCTTATTACAATTGTGTCTTGGTGCAGCCTATGCCCAGAACAAAAAACCGGTCCCCATCCCATCAAGGGTAAATGTGCAGGCCGATACCGCCAAACGGCAACAGATTATTGATAAGGAATGGGTGGCCGTTGGAATCAACAAACCTTATAACCTGCAATACGACCCAAACATTCCTTTTAAGGGAAAACCTTCATACCGTTTTGAGCTAAAAGTTGACGACAACTCACTGGAAGGCTACGCCGAAGGGGAAACCAAGGGGCGTGTAGAACTGTCTTACAGTTATGCCACTTCAAATGATTTTAAAAAGTTTCCGCCAAGTATGTACCAGAATGCACAAAAACTAAAAACAGTTTACCACTATGGTAAAGGCATCTGCGACCAGGGAAGTTCCCGCAGCTATACTTTTTCTGTGTACATCCCATCTTCACTCGAAAAAAATGTTTCTACCATTTTTGCCCAATGGCATGGTGCTCCCAGCAGAACACTGGTGCAAACGCCCGAAGGGGAAGTGAAACTTTTAAGCACAGAAGAATTCCTTGCCATTTACGACCGCATGATCTTTAAAAAGAACATTGCCCACGATAAAGTAGAAAAGAAAGGAAAAGACGGAAAGGTAAGCTATGTTGCCGGCAAGCCCAATGGATGGCTGGTAGAGCAAGGCGGCTACCCCCCACTGGCGTTCGGCTTTTCCAAAGGATATTTTTACATTAAAGCCAACTCAGACCGCCAATGGCTGAGCGACAAAACCGACCGCAGCAATGCCGACGTAGAAAAAACCCCGATCATGAAACCGCTCTCTTCTGAATACAAAACTTCTACCATAGCCTATAAAATGTCTTTTGAAGAGTTCCCGAAAGATTGCTGGATTACATTTGAAGTAAATATTGACTGGACAAAATATGGAAAAGAAGCACAAACCGTCCTTAACCCCGGCAAGCTGGATGTAATGATGAAATACACCAAAGACAAAAAACAGCTGACAAAACATATCGTCAATCAGCAGGAAATCCTTATCGGCCGTAACGACGAGGATGGCTATTATTTTAAGTTCGGCATTTACAGGGTAGGCAACAGCACCGTTCCGGTTGTTTATAACCTTGCCGGATATAGTGAAACCGCCCGATAA
- a CDS encoding RNA polymerase sigma factor, whose protein sequence is MHREELNNSGEIQLLIALKSGDRSAFEKIYRIYSPRIFLNILKMVKSAEDAQEILQDVFIKVWEKRDLIDPEQAFKAYLFQISRFTVYNFIRKVNLDRKLKAYLAQEHSELYTHIEEAIAYRESDRFILDAIEELPTQRKHIYKLCKLEGKSYAEVSNLLGISASTINDHIVKATKFLKERHTSFGTAMTLSAISVLLKNL, encoded by the coding sequence ATGCATCGGGAAGAGCTAAATAATTCAGGAGAAATACAACTGCTGATTGCACTGAAATCAGGAGATCGTTCTGCTTTTGAAAAAATTTACCGGATCTATAGCCCCAGAATTTTTCTGAACATCCTTAAAATGGTTAAATCGGCAGAAGATGCCCAGGAAATTTTACAGGATGTATTTATCAAAGTATGGGAAAAGCGCGACCTGATTGATCCTGAACAAGCTTTTAAAGCCTATTTATTTCAGATTTCAAGATTTACCGTTTACAATTTTATACGGAAAGTTAACCTGGACCGGAAACTAAAAGCCTACCTTGCTCAGGAGCATTCAGAACTCTATACCCATATAGAAGAAGCCATTGCATACCGCGAAAGCGACCGCTTTATTCTGGATGCTATAGAAGAACTGCCTACCCAGCGCAAGCACATTTATAAATTGTGCAAACTTGAAGGCAAGAGCTATGCAGAAGTCAGTAACCTGCTTGGCATTTCGGCTTCTACCATTAACGATCACATTGTAAAAGCCACCAAATTCTTAAAAGAACGCCATACTTCTTTTGGTACGGCCATGACCTTAAGCGCCATTTCAGTCCTGTTAAAAAACCTCTGA
- a CDS encoding FecR family protein: protein MENSAQIKQAFYKYLNNELDEAEARVFMEHMQSGRDQQTFLSLIEENLDSPLASQLLQKPELLLLLKQSFTKITDTIDAKPQHRRIGLWPRVAAVLALIAIGIYFFNYRSNQGPEQLQQPAATVADITPGKTGATLTLANGKKIRLADAANGQIAREAGIIVRKTTDGQLVYEMSASDEAGSSAAKTNTLSTAKGETYIVTLPDKSRVWMNAASSLTYAAGLNGQERRVKLEGEAYFEIAKDKTRPFIVESRGQKIEVLGTHFNVNAYADEEKVTTTLLEGSVRVWGKAGSRILKPGNQSKLNDNTITVTQADTELATAWKNNKFLFENDDIRYIMRMIERWYDVEVVYTGEIPVERFGGGVSRFGNVSQVLKILESTGGAHFKIEGRKILVSK from the coding sequence TTGGAAAACTCAGCGCAAATAAAGCAGGCCTTTTACAAATACCTGAACAATGAGCTGGACGAGGCCGAAGCACGTGTTTTTATGGAGCACATGCAGTCGGGCCGCGATCAGCAAACCTTTTTATCATTAATTGAAGAGAACCTGGACAGTCCGCTTGCCAGCCAGCTGCTGCAGAAACCTGAGCTCCTTTTGCTATTGAAACAGTCTTTCACAAAAATTACTGATACCATTGATGCCAAACCACAACATCGCCGCATAGGCTTATGGCCTCGTGTTGCTGCTGTATTGGCCTTAATTGCCATTGGCATTTATTTTTTCAATTACCGCAGTAACCAAGGTCCTGAACAGCTTCAGCAACCGGCTGCCACTGTTGCCGATATTACACCAGGAAAAACCGGGGCAACATTAACACTGGCAAATGGCAAAAAGATCAGGTTAGCGGATGCAGCAAATGGTCAGATTGCCCGGGAAGCAGGTATTATTGTGCGTAAAACAACCGATGGGCAGCTGGTTTATGAAATGAGTGCAAGTGATGAGGCCGGGAGCAGCGCAGCAAAAACCAACACCCTGAGCACCGCCAAAGGTGAAACCTATATCGTAACCCTGCCCGATAAATCCAGGGTCTGGATGAACGCAGCTTCAAGCCTTACCTACGCAGCCGGCCTAAACGGACAGGAACGCAGGGTAAAGCTGGAAGGTGAAGCTTATTTCGAGATCGCTAAAGATAAAACACGTCCATTCATTGTAGAAAGCAGGGGGCAAAAGATTGAGGTACTGGGTACACATTTTAATGTGAACGCTTATGCAGATGAAGAAAAAGTAACCACTACCCTTTTGGAAGGAAGTGTGCGGGTATGGGGCAAGGCAGGATCCAGAATTCTGAAGCCTGGCAACCAATCGAAATTAAACGATAACACGATAACTGTAACCCAGGCAGATACAGAACTTGCCACAGCCTGGAAGAACAACAAATTTCTTTTTGAGAACGATGACATCCGCTACATCATGCGCATGATTGAACGCTGGTACGATGTAGAGGTGGTTTATACCGGAGAAATACCTGTAGAGCGGTTTGGTGGTGGTGTATCCCGCTTCGGCAATGTTTCACAGGTATTAAAAATACTGGAATCTACAGGCGGCGCCCATTTTAAAATTGAGGGCAGAAAGATCCTGGTATCCAAATAA
- a CDS encoding SusC/RagA family TonB-linked outer membrane protein, which produces MYRFYTKKPAVPERYAYNFLLIMRLTTVILIASLMQVSASTLAQKISLSKTNAPLKTVIKELRTQSGYEFIYTESVFKTAVPVTINVKAASFNDVLAQVFKNQPLSFSIDSKTVIIKQLPATDIRGRVLDENGQPMYGATVRVKGSTRVVTTDAEGVFILKGIEDNVVLEVSYLGYLVKELKITKETRDVTIRLVLADSKLNEVVVTALGIKREERALGYAITKIDSNQINNAPSGNWIDALSGKVAGLNMIRSNGGPAGSNKIILRGENNLTGGADNEALIVIDGVVVNNGSGRRTATGGSAAGPSDGVQPTDFGSGINDLNPQDIESITVLKGPGAAALYGQRGANGAIIITTKSGNAKRNAISITLSSNGAIESANRWPDLQYEYGQGQSGADTYGYGVNSASSLAYGPRFNWQSFVQYDPLTQAAATEATPWVPYKNQIRDFFETGKTFTNSISISGNLHKNTSFRISANHANNSWIIPNTGYQRSNVSFSVNSKLTSKLSLSAKAGYTNRESENLPGMGYGNQSVMYWYVFWVPNADINWLRNYWTNGKEYTELKDVFTASPENPYAISYEFINSSKRNGITGNVQLNYAFTKELSLQLRATLDRTSDDRAQKRPWTAARLATGSYRTQDIISKEYSGDFLLKYNKKLNNDFNITATFGGSILKNRYSKNETRADGLVEPNVYNFDNAANPLVYVPDTSRFSLNSMYGLFSASYKNYLYLDLTGRTDWNSTLANPFREKSTGFFYPSANLSFIASDYFKLPQTISFAKLRFSVSQVGSGGTIPYRTAYLYGLAANGTYPNGSLQNPTTIPNPDLQPLKTTAYEIGADIKLFKNRLGIDIAAYKGNTKNQILERIVDRSSGYSRQIINAGQIDNSGLEIAINATPVQTKSFKWTTFMTFATNKNKIIALANNDTTVLLRSSAVGGAQIIAKVGGSMGDMYGTGFLRAPDGQVIYNASTGIPLTSGTPVYLGNTIPKYKASIGTEFSYKQFRLNVLFDAQKGGVAHSYTHGRLADFGKLSATLPGRYSGITGKGVVDNGDGTFSPNTTIATDITSFYNTAMGTLNGEGATYKTDFIKFREARLDYTLPKSLLKSIKISRATIGVYGRNLVIWSTWPMFDPEFGTLSGTDIVQGFEIGQFPSTRTYGFNLVIGIN; this is translated from the coding sequence ATGTATAGATTTTATACGAAAAAACCGGCCGTACCAGAGCGGTATGCCTACAATTTTTTGCTGATTATGCGATTAACCACCGTTATATTAATAGCATCCCTAATGCAGGTCAGTGCCTCAACGCTGGCCCAGAAAATCAGTTTATCTAAAACTAATGCCCCTTTAAAAACAGTAATCAAAGAACTCAGAACCCAAAGTGGCTATGAATTCATTTACACCGAAAGTGTCTTTAAAACCGCAGTCCCCGTAACCATCAATGTTAAAGCCGCCAGTTTTAACGATGTACTGGCCCAGGTATTTAAGAACCAGCCGCTCAGCTTTTCCATCGACAGTAAAACCGTCATCATCAAACAACTTCCTGCAACGGATATCCGTGGCCGTGTGCTCGACGAAAACGGCCAGCCGATGTACGGCGCTACCGTGAGGGTAAAAGGCAGCACCCGCGTGGTGACAACAGATGCCGAAGGGGTATTTATTCTGAAAGGGATCGAAGATAATGTGGTACTTGAGGTTTCCTACCTCGGATACCTGGTAAAGGAACTGAAAATAACGAAAGAAACCCGAGATGTTACCATCAGACTGGTGCTGGCAGACAGTAAACTGAATGAAGTAGTGGTTACTGCATTGGGCATCAAAAGAGAAGAAAGGGCCCTGGGTTATGCCATTACAAAAATAGACAGTAACCAGATCAACAATGCGCCATCCGGAAACTGGATTGACGCCCTTTCCGGAAAAGTTGCCGGTTTAAACATGATCAGGTCTAACGGAGGCCCTGCGGGTTCAAATAAGATCATCCTGCGCGGAGAAAACAACCTTACAGGAGGGGCAGACAATGAAGCCCTGATTGTGATTGACGGGGTGGTGGTAAACAATGGCAGCGGCAGGCGTACAGCCACCGGAGGATCTGCCGCCGGCCCATCAGACGGGGTTCAGCCAACCGATTTTGGTAGCGGCATTAACGACCTCAACCCTCAGGATATTGAAAGCATCACTGTCCTTAAAGGCCCGGGTGCCGCTGCATTGTATGGACAGCGCGGTGCAAATGGTGCCATCATCATCACCACCAAATCTGGTAATGCAAAACGCAATGCCATTAGCATTACCCTGAGTTCCAACGGTGCCATAGAAAGCGCTAACCGCTGGCCAGACCTGCAATATGAATACGGACAGGGACAAAGCGGTGCCGATACCTACGGTTATGGCGTAAACAGTGCAAGCAGTCTGGCCTATGGCCCAAGGTTCAACTGGCAGTCTTTTGTGCAGTACGATCCCCTAACCCAGGCCGCAGCAACTGAAGCTACGCCCTGGGTACCTTATAAAAACCAGATCAGGGATTTTTTTGAAACAGGAAAGACCTTTACAAATTCCATCAGCATTAGCGGAAACCTGCATAAAAATACAAGCTTCCGGATATCTGCAAACCATGCGAACAACAGCTGGATCATCCCAAATACCGGCTACCAGCGCAGCAATGTTTCGTTCTCTGTCAATAGCAAGCTGACTTCAAAACTCAGCTTATCTGCAAAAGCAGGCTACACCAACCGGGAAAGCGAGAACTTACCGGGCATGGGCTATGGAAACCAATCGGTAATGTACTGGTACGTGTTCTGGGTACCCAATGCCGATATCAACTGGCTGCGCAACTACTGGACAAACGGCAAAGAATACACCGAGTTGAAAGATGTTTTTACGGCATCACCAGAAAACCCTTATGCCATCTCGTACGAGTTCATCAACAGTTCAAAACGCAATGGCATAACCGGTAACGTTCAGTTGAATTATGCTTTTACCAAAGAACTGAGCTTACAGTTAAGGGCAACCTTAGACCGCACCAGCGATGACAGGGCACAAAAAAGGCCCTGGACGGCCGCACGTCTGGCCACCGGTTCTTACCGTACCCAGGATATCATATCTAAAGAATACAGTGGTGATTTCCTGTTGAAATACAATAAAAAACTGAACAACGATTTTAACATTACCGCAACCTTTGGCGGCAGTATACTTAAGAACCGTTATTCCAAAAACGAAACAAGGGCCGATGGATTGGTAGAGCCAAATGTTTACAATTTTGACAATGCAGCAAATCCCCTGGTATATGTACCGGATACCTCGCGGTTCTCTTTGAACAGTATGTATGGTTTGTTCTCGGCCTCCTATAAGAATTACCTTTACCTGGATTTGACCGGACGTACAGACTGGAACAGTACCCTGGCCAACCCGTTCAGGGAAAAAAGCACAGGTTTCTTCTATCCATCTGCCAACCTCAGTTTCATTGCTTCCGACTATTTTAAACTGCCGCAAACCATCAGCTTTGCCAAGCTAAGATTTTCTGTTTCTCAGGTGGGCAGCGGGGGTACCATACCTTACCGCACAGCATACCTGTATGGTTTGGCAGCTAACGGCACCTATCCGAATGGATCATTGCAAAACCCGACCACCATACCCAACCCCGATCTGCAGCCACTGAAAACTACAGCCTACGAAATAGGCGCAGACATTAAGCTGTTCAAAAACCGTTTGGGTATAGATATTGCCGCCTACAAAGGGAACACCAAAAACCAGATCCTGGAACGCATTGTAGACCGCTCCTCGGGTTATTCCCGTCAGATCATCAATGCCGGACAGATAGACAATTCAGGTCTGGAAATTGCCATCAATGCTACCCCTGTTCAAACCAAAAGCTTCAAATGGACCACCTTTATGACCTTTGCTACCAATAAAAACAAGATCATTGCCCTGGCCAACAACGACACTACGGTATTGCTGCGTTCCAGCGCCGTAGGTGGTGCGCAAATCATAGCCAAGGTGGGTGGTAGTATGGGCGATATGTATGGCACAGGTTTCCTGCGCGCACCTGACGGACAGGTAATCTACAACGCCAGCACTGGTATTCCCCTAACTTCTGGAACACCGGTTTACCTGGGCAATACCATCCCTAAATACAAGGCAAGTATAGGTACTGAGTTCAGCTATAAGCAGTTCAGGTTAAACGTGCTGTTCGATGCACAAAAAGGAGGTGTGGCACACTCTTACACCCATGGGCGCCTGGCCGATTTTGGTAAACTTTCGGCTACACTGCCAGGCCGTTACAGCGGCATCACCGGAAAGGGCGTGGTAGACAATGGTGATGGTACCTTTAGCCCAAATACCACCATTGCTACCGACATTACCTCCTTTTACAACACGGCAATGGGAACCCTGAATGGCGAAGGCGCAACCTATAAAACAGATTTTATCAAATTCAGGGAAGCCAGGCTCGATTATACGCTACCAAAGTCTCTGCTGAAATCCATAAAGATCTCCAGGGCAACAATAGGTGTTTACGGTCGTAACCTGGTGATCTGGTCTACCTGGCCAATGTTCGATCCGGAATTTGGTACCCTGAGTGGTACCGACATTGTACAGGGCTTTGAGATCGGTCAGTTCCCCTCTACCCGTACTTATGGTTTTAATTTAGTGATAGGCATTAATTAA
- a CDS encoding SusD/RagB family nutrient-binding outer membrane lipoprotein, which translates to MKQITYIITLLAFISVFLGCDKGFDRENTDPINIISSSPDKLLAPALVNVLTGNMVRNRNFNNELMQVTVTQSEDDFTVFRYNFRPNIADYTWNIWYPELTNFRDIYEIASRPEYQNDSYKGIALVCEAWVFSLLTDTYGDVPFKEANQGKSGLVEPSFDTQKEIYTALLAKLEEANTLLTANVAIEAASDPVYKGDIALWRKFCNSLHLRLLLRLSGKQEVAGTMIAKIKEMVDTNPAKYPVFTSNAESAVLKWNGTTTTTDPYTSPYVINLRENDFIIPSMCNFFILKLDEWKDPRIDIGAPYGVSARNRLGIAPGSGGFIGIDSGYEPGSKELRQAYFYSFGNSEFSLQKNPLTGMIMTYAELQFILAEAAAKGWISGSAQTFYYTGIANAINYWVPNFSTNIAGTAFTTYVAHPDIAWNNSLPLDAATGDSKMERIHIQKYYSLFLTDFQQWFEYRRTGHPILPKGAGLKNGGKMPARMNYPVYIQSANPSNYSKAVANMGGDDMNTLVWWQKP; encoded by the coding sequence ATGAAACAAATAACATACATCATCACCCTTTTGGCATTTATATCAGTTTTTTTGGGCTGCGACAAGGGTTTTGACCGCGAGAATACCGACCCGATAAACATCATCAGTTCCTCGCCGGATAAGCTATTGGCACCGGCACTGGTTAATGTTTTAACCGGCAACATGGTACGTAACCGTAATTTTAACAACGAGTTGATGCAGGTAACGGTAACACAAAGTGAAGATGATTTCACTGTCTTCAGGTATAATTTCAGGCCAAATATTGCAGATTACACCTGGAACATCTGGTACCCCGAACTGACCAACTTCAGGGACATCTATGAGATCGCTTCCAGGCCGGAATACCAGAACGATTCGTATAAAGGCATAGCACTGGTATGCGAAGCCTGGGTTTTTTCTTTGCTTACCGATACCTATGGCGATGTGCCCTTTAAAGAGGCCAACCAGGGAAAATCTGGCCTGGTAGAACCGTCATTTGATACACAGAAGGAAATTTATACCGCCTTGCTGGCCAAACTGGAAGAAGCAAATACCTTGCTCACTGCAAATGTTGCCATTGAAGCAGCAAGTGATCCTGTTTACAAAGGCGACATTGCACTTTGGCGTAAGTTCTGCAACAGCCTGCACCTGCGTTTACTGCTGCGTTTATCGGGCAAACAGGAAGTGGCAGGTACCATGATCGCCAAAATTAAGGAGATGGTAGATACCAATCCTGCAAAATACCCGGTCTTTACTTCAAATGCCGAATCTGCAGTACTGAAATGGAACGGAACAACTACCACTACCGATCCCTATACCAGCCCTTATGTGATCAACCTGCGTGAAAATGATTTCATCATCCCTTCCATGTGCAACTTTTTTATCCTGAAACTGGATGAGTGGAAAGACCCCCGCATAGACATAGGCGCTCCATACGGCGTTAGCGCACGCAACCGGCTTGGTATAGCACCAGGGTCAGGAGGTTTTATTGGCATAGACAGTGGTTACGAACCTGGCAGTAAGGAGCTGCGCCAGGCCTATTTTTATTCCTTCGGCAATTCAGAATTCTCTTTACAAAAGAATCCGCTTACGGGTATGATCATGACCTATGCGGAACTACAGTTTATACTGGCAGAGGCTGCAGCCAAAGGCTGGATTTCGGGTTCGGCCCAGACCTTTTATTACACAGGTATTGCCAACGCAATTAATTATTGGGTACCTAACTTTAGCACCAACATTGCAGGCACGGCATTTACCACCTACGTTGCCCATCCGGATATTGCCTGGAACAACAGCCTGCCTTTAGATGCAGCCACGGGCGACAGTAAAATGGAGCGCATCCATATCCAGAAGTATTATAGTCTTTTCCTTACCGATTTTCAGCAGTGGTTTGAATACCGCCGTACCGGGCACCCGATATTGCCTAAAGGCGCAGGCCTTAAAAACGGTGGAAAAATGCCGGCCCGGATGAACTACCCGGTTTACATACAATCGGCCAACCCTAGCAATTACAGCAAAGCTGTAGCCAATATGGGTGGAGATGACATGAACACCTTGGTTTGGTGGCAAAAACCTTAA